Genomic DNA from Parambassis ranga chromosome 5, fParRan2.1, whole genome shotgun sequence:
CCTGTCGTCTTCAAGACACCAACAACTTCTTTAGTGGCTCACAGAATAAACGTCCGCCGAAACTCGGACAAATAGGAAGGAGCAAACGGggtaattatataattataaggCGTTTCGTTTGTATGGTGATGTGGTGAATGCGCACATAGCTTACCAGTGCACCATAATTAGGAAGAATTTCCCTTTAAATCTGTTGCCTTGACATGGCATCAGCCCTGTGTGATGGGAGAAAAGGTctattgtgtgcatgtgtgtgtaatgtatgGGGGGGTTTAAATATTCTATTCGCATTGCAACACAACTTGGATGCGCAGTGCGTGCAGTTAAATGCATGCTGAATGTTCCTCAGCTGAGTTAAGCTGAATGTCCCTCCCCAgtgaatggatggatagatggatggtaTGATTGAGCTTTGATGAATACCATGGAAGTGTGAATTTGACGTTTGCGtgatatatttatgtgtgttgtgtttttgcttcttcAAAATTGAGGCTCACATGTGGTGgcacatacatgcacagacacaggcaaaaaaaaaaaaggcaagaaggCAGAAGAATTGCACCTGTAGATACACGACAAATAGGCACAGctactcacacacatgcacattccCAAATGtgcatcagacacacactcacacacattctttttttattttttgcatagacTTACTCTCCCAGGCATGCACACACCACTACAGCGCAGTAGTAATGATTCATTGCTTTAATGTCCTCCTGTCAATTTGATGGTGAATTTTAAAGACGCCACAGTGATGactcccccccccacacacacacacacacacccattaaCTATCTCATCCTGTCATCCACAGTTGTGATCGAGGATGAGAATGGCGACGATGGAGCAAAAAATGGAACAGAGAAGACCCCGGCAGAGGCTTAGAGCGCTCAGCTCACCAACCCCCCCAAAAGACACTCTTGAAATTTTTTATGGCGATATTTACCAGTTTTAATCCAAAGACACTGTATATAAGCACTTTCTCTCATGTGGCAGCAAGCAGCACTTCCACACCCTCCTCTCCCAGTCAGTCATGAACGTCGGGATGACCCATACTGGCAGGGGTGGGAGATGGCAGCAAAGGAGACCCCCAGGTGGACACCcccaacgcacacacacacacacacccctaacacacatacaggcatatccatgcactcacacacaaatacaccctCGCTTACAGGGTTTCGCCATAAATACAAATGTAGTAGACGACGAGAGGTGGGGGTGGGCGGGGGGCAAGGTGAAGGAAGGAGGCGACGCTGTCGAAATGCAGAAATCAGGGACTGGATTCAGAGTATAAATCTAATATTAAACCTAAAGCACACACTGTATCTTATCAATCAAACCTACGGTACCATTCTTTCTGCTCTTCATTTTGATCGAGGGCAAATGAATAACAGAgtttgtaaatatgaaaatgttaGCCCATATTTTCTTGCACAAAGTGGGAACTGTTAAACTGGTTTGTTCTGTGTTGAagactttatttattattgatcCTTGAGAAGATGGCTTTTGCAGCCAGTTAAGGTCTGAGGgagtgtatttttttgtatgttgaGAAAACTGAGCAAATgagtgattattatttttcacttAAATTCTTGATGTTGCCTGAGTGTTTTTGTTACCATACTTTGCAGCTAACAAGTCATTTATATACAGTGTACCTCCCACCTGTTTGTAAGCTTCCCAGGCCTTCACCTGGATTGGTTGATACTGTAACTTGACTGTACACACCCTATTGATAAAACTATTTATATTGCATTGTGCATTATCGTATGTGTGCCAAATCTCATGAGGGATATACTGTACCGGATTAATTGTTCTTTTTTGTGCTTTATACATTTACTCATTCAGTTCAGTCGTTTCGTTGGGTTGCCATGTTTTTAGGGCTCTTTTTCgtaaaaacactgaaatacCAACTCATGCATGGCAAATATGAAATCATGCATGCATGGCAGAAATTCTGAAACTCTTGTGTATTCTTGAAGCACCTCGTATACAGCTTTGAATGACAAACCTCGAGAAACAGTCTTAATTCTGCGTTGTACTGTACGATTCACACTGATTTGTACAGTGGCCTAATATCTTGTAATAAAGATTATGATTAATAAAGTACTATTTACTGTTAGTGTTGATTGTGGTTTACAATAAGGAATGATGTACACAatgttgcttttttgtttttttaaatgttttaaaattgtAGCAAAACCACAAAAATATAGTTTTGTATCAGAAAGATAAAGACAGTAGCAGATAGCTTGGCTTACTTTTGGACATGTTTCTTGTAATACAGTTTCCTCCTGTTGTTATTG
This window encodes:
- the camk2n1a gene encoding calcium/calmodulin-dependent protein kinase II inhibitor 2-like; translation: MSEVLPFNEEKMSHYGNEDDEGHLSFTCRLQDTNNFFSGSQNKRPPKLGQIGRSKRVVIEDENGDDGAKNGTEKTPAEA